Proteins co-encoded in one Melitaea cinxia chromosome 13, ilMelCinx1.1, whole genome shotgun sequence genomic window:
- the LOC123658793 gene encoding sorbitol dehydrogenase-like: protein MAQDNLTAVLHKTKDLRLEQTPIPEIDDDEVLLRMDCIGICGSDVHYWQSGCCGNFVLKEPMIMGHEASGVVAKVGAKVKNLKAGDRVAIEPGVPCRHCDFCKSGRYHLCPDIKFCATPPFHGNLCRYYKHAADFCYKLPDHVSMEEGALLEPLSVGVHACRRGGVSAGQCVLVLGAGPIGLVTLLAARAMGASKTIITDLHQDRLNTAKKLGADHTVLVTMDSNEADMVRKVHELLGTHPDVSIDASGAQSTVRLALLATKSGGVAVLVGMGSPELTLPLASAVAREVDIRGVFRYVNEYPIALSLVASGQVDVKPLVTHHFSLEESLDAYEVARRGLGVKVMIHAQARDANNLKPFPY from the exons ATGGCACAAGATAACCTCACCGCAGTTTTACACAAAACAAAAGATTTACGATTG gaaCAAACACCCATTCCAGAAATCGATGACGATG agGTCCTTTTACGTATGGATTGTATTGGAATCTGCGGTTCGGACGTCCACTACTGGCAATCTGGCTGCTGCGGGAATTTTGTCCTCAAAGAGCCCATGATTATGGGCCATGAAGCTTCAGGCGTTGTTGCTAAG GTCGGGGCGAAAGTTAAGAACCTGAAAGCGGGCGATCGTGTTGCCATCGAACCCGGCGTGCCATGCCGCCACTGCGATTTCTGCAAGAGCGGCCGGTACCACCTGTGCCCCGACATAAAGTTCTGCGCCACTCCACCGTTCCACGGAAATCTCTGCCGCTACTATAAACACGCTGCTGACTTTTGCTATAA ACTACCGGATCACGTATCGATGGAGGAGGGCGCGCTACTAGAACCTCTCTCGGTGGGCGTGCACGCGTGTCGGCGCGGTGGGGTGTCGGCCGGCCAGTGCGTACTGGTGCTGGGGGCGGGGCCCATCGGCCTCGTCACGCTGCTGGCTGCGCGGGCCATGGGTGCCAGCAAGACTATCATCACAG ATCTCCATCAAGATCGGCTTAACACTGCCAAGAAATTAGGCGCTGATCACACGGTGTTGGTAACCATGGACTCCAACGAGGCGGACATGGTTCGCAAAGTACACGAGTTGCTCGGAACACATCCGGACGTCTCCATTGACGCAAGTGGTGCGCAGTCCACTGTACGCTTGGCTTTGCTG GCTACCAAATCTGGTGGTGTGGCAGTACTTGTGGGTATGGGAAGTCCAGAGCTGACGCTACCGCTAGCTAGTGCCGTAGCGCGCGAGGTCGACATCCGCGGCGTCTTCCGATACGTTAACga GTACCCCATAGCACTGTCCTTGGTGGCGAGTGGACAAGTTGACGTGAAGCCGCTCGTAACACACCACTTCTCGCTCGAAGAGTCGCTCGACGCGTATGAAGTCGCGCGCCGGGGACTCGGTGTCAAGGTCATGATACACGCGCAAGCAAGAGACGCAAACAACCTCAAGCCCTTCCCCTACTGA